One window from the genome of Variovorax sp. PAMC26660 encodes:
- a CDS encoding response regulator transcription factor, with product MKLLLVEDDPSMQITLQRALGRRRIDVRICGDGAQAVAQWRAIEPDVVALDLSLPNLDGLQVLAQARSEGLRTPVLLLTARGTVGDRIVGLNAGADDYLPKPFDLDELEARIRALRRRSHGALGQDAGLNPQEIGGLRYEPDNGAIYNRAELLELTPRELALLKALMMKPGHAVTKERLFELVFPGETEVQYEAIEVVVYRLRKKLAGTGAVLMTMRGLGYLVRPES from the coding sequence ATGAAGCTGCTGCTGGTCGAAGACGACCCCTCGATGCAAATCACCCTGCAGCGCGCGCTCGGGCGCCGACGGATCGATGTGCGCATCTGTGGTGACGGCGCGCAGGCGGTCGCCCAATGGCGCGCCATCGAACCCGACGTGGTGGCGCTCGACCTGAGCCTGCCCAACCTGGACGGCCTGCAGGTGCTGGCGCAGGCCCGCTCGGAAGGGCTGCGCACGCCGGTGCTGCTGCTGACCGCGCGCGGCACGGTGGGCGACCGCATCGTCGGCCTGAATGCCGGCGCCGACGACTACCTGCCCAAGCCTTTCGACCTCGACGAGCTGGAGGCCCGCATCCGCGCCTTGCGGCGGCGCAGCCACGGCGCGCTCGGGCAGGACGCCGGGCTGAACCCGCAGGAGATCGGCGGGCTGCGCTACGAGCCCGACAACGGCGCCATCTACAACCGCGCCGAACTGCTCGAACTCACGCCGCGCGAGCTGGCACTGCTGAAGGCGCTGATGATGAAACCGGGCCACGCGGTCACCAAGGAGCGCCTGTTCGAGCTGGTGTTTCCGGGCGAGACCGAGGTGCAGTACGAGGCCATCGAGGTGGTGGTGTATCGCCTGCGCAAGAAGCTCGCGGGCACCGGCGCCGTGCTGATGACGATGCGCGGGCTCGGCTACCTGGTTCGCCCGGAGTCATGA